From Pseudomonadota bacterium:
GCTGTTTGCAGCCAGCTATGCCAATGTGCAGCCGCATTCCGGGTCCAGCGCCAACATCGCGGCTTACCTGGCGATGATGGACCCCGGCGAGACGCTGCTCGGCATGAGCCTGGCCCACGGTGGCCATCTGACGCACGGCTCGAAGGTAAATTTTTCCGGCAAGGTGTTCAATGCCGTCCAATACGGCCTGGACGTGGCGACCGGCGAGATCGATTACCGGCAGGTCGAGGACCTGGCCAAAGAGCACCGGCCCAAGGTCGTGGTCGCCGGATTTTCCGCCTATTCGCGGATCGTGGATTGGGAGCGTTTCCGGGCCATTGCCGATGAGGTCGGCGCCTATCTTTTTGTCGACATGGCGCATGTCGCCGGCCTGGTCGCCGCGGGTCTTTACCCGAACCCGGTGCCGATCGCCGATATCACGACGACGACGACGCACAAGACCTTGCGCGGTCCGCGCGGTGGCCTGATCATGGCCCGCGAGAATGCGGAGCTGACCAAAAAAATCAACTCGCTGGTTTTTCCAGGAACTCAGGGCGGCCCGTTGATGCACGTGATCGCGGCCAAGGCGGTCGCGTTGAAGGAAGCCATGCAGCCTGATTTCAGGGTTTACCAGGAGCAGGTCGTGGAAAACGCCAGGCTGATGGCCCGGATCTTGATGGATCGTGGCTACAAGGTCGTTTCGGGCGGCACCGACA
This genomic window contains:
- a CDS encoding serine hydroxymethyltransferase encodes the protein MFSKEMTIAGFDDELYQSIEAERRRQEEHIELIASENYASPRVLAAQGSVLTNKYAEGYPKKRYYGGCENVDVAEALAIDRAKELFAASYANVQPHSGSSANIAAYLAMMDPGETLLGMSLAHGGHLTHGSKVNFSGKVFNAVQYGLDVATGEIDYRQVEDLAKEHRPKVVVAGFSAYSRIVDWERFRAIADEVGAYLFVDMAHVAGLVAAGLYPNPVPIADITTTTTHKTLRGPRGGLIMARENAELTKKINSLVFPGTQGGPLMHVIAAKAVALKEAMQPDFRVYQEQVVENARLMARILMDRGYKVVSGGTDNHLFLVDLIDKDITGKDADAALGRANITVNKNAVPNDPRSPFVTSGLRLGTPAVTTRGFGQPEIEKLSNWIADVLDDLDNNGTIERVRNEVLALCTRFPVYRAAESA